One window from the genome of Jiangella alba encodes:
- a CDS encoding SigE family RNA polymerase sigma factor: MFIQSPGGEAAPAVGATVVGRSETGEATVEFEDFVRASLPGLLRYGHALTGSPHDGADLVQTVLEKVGSRWAKLMRQDVDPLAYVRRSMANAHVSRWRRRRREVLVDEFPERAVMPPDRLDGEPVWQALAQLPPRQRAVLVLRYYEDFSEAQIAATLGISAGTVKSQASKALAKLRASLSSVEGSDR; the protein is encoded by the coding sequence ATGTTCATTCAGTCCCCAGGCGGGGAGGCCGCACCGGCCGTGGGCGCGACGGTGGTGGGCCGCTCGGAGACGGGCGAGGCGACGGTGGAGTTCGAGGACTTCGTCCGGGCGAGTCTGCCCGGGCTGCTGCGGTACGGACACGCGCTGACGGGGTCGCCGCACGACGGCGCCGACCTCGTGCAGACGGTGCTGGAGAAGGTGGGGTCGCGCTGGGCGAAGCTGATGCGCCAGGACGTCGACCCGCTCGCCTACGTGCGCCGGTCCATGGCCAACGCGCACGTGAGCCGCTGGCGGCGGCGCCGGCGTGAGGTGCTGGTCGACGAGTTCCCGGAGCGCGCGGTCATGCCGCCCGACCGCCTCGACGGCGAGCCGGTGTGGCAGGCGCTGGCCCAGCTGCCGCCGCGGCAGCGGGCGGTGCTGGTGCTGCGCTACTACGAGGACTTCTCCGAGGCGCAGATCGCGGCGACGCTCGGTATCTCCGCGGGCACGGTGAAGAGCCAGGCGAGCAAGGCGCTGGCGAAGTTGAGGGCGAGTCTGTCCTCGGTGGAGGGAAGCGACCGATGA
- a CDS encoding MerR family transcriptional regulator, with translation MDSERTWSIAELADEFGVTLRTIRFYEEQGLLTPARNGTRRIFADGDRVRLGLVLRGKRLGFPLDEIKTIIGMYDAEPGEVGQLRYLLDQVEHRRAELEQRRRDIDATLSELAELERRCRADLDRLTG, from the coding sequence GTGGACAGCGAGCGGACGTGGAGCATCGCGGAACTGGCCGACGAGTTCGGCGTCACGCTGCGGACGATCCGGTTCTACGAAGAGCAGGGCCTGCTCACCCCGGCCCGCAACGGCACCCGCCGCATCTTCGCCGACGGCGACCGCGTCCGGCTGGGCCTGGTGCTGCGCGGCAAGCGGCTGGGCTTCCCCCTGGACGAGATCAAGACGATCATCGGTATGTACGACGCCGAGCCCGGCGAGGTCGGCCAGCTGCGCTACCTGCTCGACCAGGTCGAGCACCGGCGCGCGGAGCTCGAGCAGCGCCGGCGCGACATCGACGCCACCCTGTCCGAGCTCGCCGAACTGGAGCGTCGCTGCCGCGCCGACCTCGACCGCCTCACCGGCTGA
- a CDS encoding DUF885 domain-containing protein: protein MTTPQPRTVDEIADAYVDEYAALDPYTATYAGLSGYDAQSTDLSPDGFAQRRALAERTLAALETATSADERERVAGEAMRERLSLDLEMDDAGLNRNLNVIESPMHWARENFDLLPTDTDEQWANIATRMRAVPVALEQYRRTMEADLAAGLPPARRQVLAVAEQAGRVADTFFTGLAASGPDSLRTDLDAAAAAASEAFRTFGGYLGETVAPAARERDAVGRDVYAVASRYFLGAAVDLDETYEWGVAELARIETELAAVAQDIVPGGSVDDAVAALDADPARRIVGTDGLQEWMQKLSDRTVEAMSGVHFDIPEPIRRLECRIAPTKEGGIYYTGPSDDFSRPGRMWWSVPEGVEEFSTWRETTTVFHEGVPGHHLQVSQVMYRREVLNRWQRLLCWVSGHGEGWALYAERLMADLGFLDDPGDRLGMLDSQSFRAARVVVDIGFHLGKDVPASLVASDGLPAGVWTPESAYAFLRAHCRMPDEFLRFELDRYLGWPGQAPSYKIGERIWLAARDDAQRRQGDAFDLREFHRAALDLGSIGLDPLRAALARL, encoded by the coding sequence GTGACGACTCCGCAGCCGCGCACCGTCGACGAGATCGCTGACGCCTACGTCGACGAGTACGCCGCCCTCGACCCCTACACCGCCACCTACGCCGGCCTGAGTGGCTACGACGCCCAGAGCACGGATCTGTCGCCGGACGGGTTCGCGCAGCGGCGCGCGCTCGCGGAGCGCACCCTCGCCGCGCTCGAGACGGCCACCTCGGCCGACGAGCGCGAACGGGTCGCGGGCGAGGCGATGCGCGAGCGGCTGTCGCTCGACCTCGAGATGGACGACGCCGGGCTGAACCGCAACCTCAACGTCATCGAGAGCCCCATGCACTGGGCCCGCGAGAACTTCGACCTGCTGCCCACCGACACCGACGAGCAATGGGCGAACATCGCCACCCGCATGCGCGCCGTCCCGGTGGCGCTGGAGCAGTACCGGCGGACGATGGAGGCCGACCTCGCGGCCGGGCTGCCGCCGGCCCGCCGCCAGGTGCTCGCCGTCGCCGAGCAGGCCGGGCGGGTCGCCGACACGTTCTTCACCGGGCTGGCCGCGAGCGGCCCCGACTCCCTGCGCACCGACCTCGACGCCGCCGCCGCGGCGGCCTCCGAGGCGTTCCGCACGTTCGGCGGCTACCTCGGCGAGACGGTGGCACCGGCGGCGCGCGAGCGCGACGCCGTCGGCCGCGACGTCTACGCCGTCGCCTCGCGGTACTTCCTCGGCGCGGCCGTCGACCTCGACGAGACCTACGAGTGGGGCGTCGCCGAGCTGGCCCGCATCGAGACCGAGCTCGCAGCGGTCGCGCAGGACATCGTCCCCGGCGGCAGCGTCGACGACGCCGTCGCGGCCCTCGACGCCGACCCCGCCCGCCGCATCGTCGGCACCGACGGCCTGCAGGAGTGGATGCAGAAGCTGTCCGACCGCACCGTCGAGGCGATGAGCGGCGTCCACTTCGACATCCCCGAGCCGATCCGCCGGCTGGAGTGCCGCATCGCTCCCACCAAGGAAGGGGGCATCTACTACACCGGCCCCAGCGACGACTTCAGCCGGCCGGGCCGCATGTGGTGGTCCGTGCCCGAGGGCGTCGAGGAGTTCTCGACCTGGCGCGAGACCACGACGGTGTTCCACGAGGGCGTGCCGGGCCACCACCTGCAGGTCTCGCAGGTCATGTACCGGCGCGAGGTGCTCAACCGCTGGCAGCGGCTGCTGTGCTGGGTGTCCGGCCACGGCGAGGGGTGGGCGCTGTACGCCGAGCGGCTGATGGCCGACCTCGGCTTCCTCGACGACCCCGGCGACCGTCTCGGCATGCTCGACAGCCAGTCCTTCCGCGCCGCCCGCGTCGTCGTCGACATCGGCTTCCACCTGGGCAAGGACGTCCCGGCATCGCTGGTGGCGTCCGACGGGCTGCCGGCCGGGGTGTGGACGCCGGAGTCGGCGTACGCGTTCCTGCGCGCCCACTGCCGCATGCCCGACGAGTTCCTCCGCTTCGAGCTCGACCGCTACCTCGGCTGGCCGGGCCAGGCGCCGTCGTACAAGATCGGCGAGCGCATCTGGCTCGCCGCCCGCGACGACGCCCAGCGGCGCCAGGGCGACGCCTTCGACCTGCGCGAGTTCCACCGCGCCGCGCTCGACCTCGGCTCCATCGGCCTCGACCCGCTGCGCGCGGCGCTGGCCCGCCTCTGA
- a CDS encoding dicarboxylate/amino acid:cation symporter: protein MSETATVGAPAPRRLRLPSFSVQVLLGLALGVILGLVARELGPAADGNPNWLTSTLDTVGGLFVDLLRAAVIPLIFTAIVASIANLRNVTNAARLAGQTLLWFAITALIAVAIGIALGLILQPGEHTSVTQDQAAEPGRTGDWWAFLTSLVPTNFLALTANTSIDPESGAAATSLSFNVLQFVVVSAAIGIAALKLGDKAEPFLAFNRAALSIVQKVLWWIIRLAPIGTIGLLGYAVADYGWDAIGSLGRFTVAIYVGLALVLFVVYPILLRAHGLNPVKFFTGAWPAIQLGFVSRSSIGTLPVTEQVTERNLGVSRSYASFAVPFGSTTKMDGCAAIYPAIAAIFVAQFFGLDLSVSDYLLIVLVSVVGSAATAGTTGATVMLTLTLSTLGLPLAGVGLLLAVDPILDMGRTAVNVAGQALVPTIVAKREGLLDLEIYNSDRRGDVFADGGEERPAELATA, encoded by the coding sequence ATGTCCGAAACAGCGACCGTAGGCGCGCCCGCCCCCCGCCGGCTGCGGCTGCCCTCGTTCTCCGTCCAGGTCCTCCTCGGCCTCGCCCTGGGCGTCATCCTCGGGTTGGTGGCCCGCGAGCTGGGCCCGGCCGCCGACGGCAACCCGAACTGGCTGACCAGCACCCTCGACACCGTCGGCGGGCTGTTCGTCGACCTGCTGCGCGCCGCCGTCATCCCGCTGATCTTCACCGCGATCGTCGCGAGCATCGCGAACCTGCGCAACGTCACCAACGCGGCCCGCCTGGCCGGGCAGACGCTGCTGTGGTTCGCGATCACCGCCTTGATCGCGGTCGCCATCGGCATCGCGCTCGGCCTGATCCTGCAGCCGGGCGAGCACACGTCCGTCACCCAGGACCAGGCGGCCGAGCCGGGCCGCACCGGCGACTGGTGGGCGTTCCTCACCAGCCTGGTGCCGACCAACTTCCTCGCCCTGACGGCGAACACGTCGATCGACCCGGAGAGCGGCGCCGCGGCCACCAGCCTGAGCTTCAACGTGCTGCAGTTCGTGGTCGTGTCGGCCGCCATCGGCATCGCCGCGCTGAAGCTGGGCGACAAGGCCGAGCCGTTCCTGGCGTTCAACCGGGCGGCGCTGTCGATCGTGCAGAAGGTGCTCTGGTGGATCATCCGGCTGGCCCCGATCGGCACCATCGGCCTGCTCGGGTACGCCGTCGCCGACTACGGCTGGGACGCCATCGGCTCGCTCGGCCGGTTCACGGTGGCCATCTACGTCGGCCTGGCGCTGGTGCTGTTCGTCGTCTACCCGATCCTGCTGCGGGCGCACGGCCTGAACCCGGTCAAGTTCTTCACCGGCGCCTGGCCGGCCATCCAGCTGGGCTTCGTGTCCCGCTCGTCGATCGGCACGCTGCCGGTGACGGAGCAGGTCACCGAGCGCAACCTCGGCGTCTCGCGGTCCTACGCGTCGTTCGCGGTGCCGTTCGGCTCGACGACGAAGATGGACGGTTGCGCCGCGATCTACCCGGCGATCGCCGCGATCTTCGTGGCGCAGTTCTTCGGCCTGGACCTGTCGGTGTCGGACTACCTGCTGATCGTGCTGGTCTCCGTCGTCGGCTCGGCCGCGACCGCCGGCACGACCGGCGCGACCGTCATGCTCACGCTGACGCTGTCGACGCTGGGCCTGCCGCTGGCCGGCGTGGGCCTGCTGCTGGCCGTCGACCCGATCCTCGACATGGGCCGCACGGCGGTCAACGTCGCCGGGCAGGCGCTGGTCCCGACCATCGTCGCCAAGCGCGAGGGCCTGCTGGACCTGGAGATCTACAACTCCGACCGGCGCGGCGACGTGTTCGCCGACGGCGGTGAGGAGCGCCCGGCCGAGCTGGCGACGGCCTGA
- a CDS encoding acyl-CoA dehydrogenase family protein, translated as MFELSADHEEFRAVVRDFARERIAPHAAEWDRKHEFPVGVVRAMGELGLFGLTAPEEYGGAGAGLTSLCVAIEELGRVDQSMGITLEAAVGLGITPILAYGTDEQKARWLPDLVAGRALAAFGLTEPGAGSDAGATATRAVLDGDEWVIDGAKQFITNSGSELTTCVTITARTGERPDGSAEISAIIVPAGTPGFIVEPAYDKLGWHASDTHPLTFDGARVPADHLLGVRGQGFSQFLATLDDGRIAIAALAVGCIQAMLDASLPYAHERTSFGVPIGAKQAVAFQLADLHVMAQAARLLTYRAAALRDAGAPAEQVKQAAAAAKLYATESAVTATRVATQVHGGYGFMEEYPVTRFYRDAKILEIGEGTSEIQRLVLARGLGLPVQA; from the coding sequence ATGTTCGAGCTGTCCGCGGACCACGAGGAGTTCCGCGCGGTCGTCCGCGACTTCGCCCGCGAGCGCATCGCACCGCATGCGGCCGAGTGGGACCGCAAGCACGAGTTCCCGGTCGGCGTCGTGCGGGCGATGGGCGAGCTGGGGCTGTTCGGCCTCACCGCCCCCGAGGAGTACGGCGGCGCGGGCGCCGGCCTCACCAGCCTGTGCGTCGCGATCGAGGAGCTCGGCCGGGTCGACCAGTCGATGGGCATCACGCTCGAGGCGGCCGTCGGTCTGGGCATCACCCCGATCCTGGCGTACGGCACCGACGAGCAGAAGGCGCGGTGGCTGCCCGACCTCGTCGCTGGGCGGGCGCTGGCCGCGTTCGGCCTCACCGAGCCCGGCGCCGGGTCCGACGCCGGCGCCACGGCCACCCGCGCGGTGCTCGACGGCGACGAGTGGGTCATCGACGGCGCCAAGCAGTTCATCACCAACTCCGGCAGCGAGCTGACCACCTGCGTCACCATCACGGCGCGCACCGGCGAGCGGCCCGACGGCAGCGCGGAGATCTCCGCCATCATCGTCCCGGCGGGCACGCCCGGATTCATCGTCGAGCCCGCCTACGACAAGCTCGGCTGGCACGCGTCCGACACCCACCCGCTGACCTTCGACGGCGCCCGGGTGCCGGCCGATCACCTGCTCGGCGTGCGCGGCCAGGGGTTCAGCCAGTTCCTGGCCACGCTCGACGACGGCCGCATCGCCATCGCGGCGCTCGCCGTCGGCTGCATCCAGGCCATGCTCGACGCGTCGCTGCCGTACGCGCACGAGCGCACGTCGTTCGGCGTGCCGATCGGCGCCAAGCAGGCCGTCGCATTCCAGCTCGCCGACCTCCACGTCATGGCGCAGGCGGCCCGGCTGCTGACCTACCGCGCGGCCGCCCTGCGCGACGCCGGCGCCCCTGCCGAGCAGGTCAAGCAGGCCGCGGCGGCGGCCAAGCTGTACGCCACGGAGTCCGCGGTCACCGCCACCCGGGTCGCCACGCAGGTGCACGGCGGCTACGGGTTCATGGAGGAGTACCCGGTGACGCGGTTCTACCGCGACGCGAAGATCCTCGAGATCGGCGAGGGGACCAGCGAGATCCAGCGGCTCGTGCTGGCGCGCGGTCTGGGGCTGCCGGTTCAGGCATGA
- a CDS encoding SigE family RNA polymerase sigma factor has translation MAGRIEPDEATMDFEEFARASLPGLLRYGHALTGSPHDAADLVQTALEKAGARWSKITRHDADPIAYVRRSMANAHVSRWRRRRREVLVDEFPDQGVALPDRLDGEPLWHALAELPPRQRAVVVLRYYEDLSEAEIAAALGITAGTVKSQASKALTKLRASMSSVEGRDR, from the coding sequence ATGGCGGGCCGCATCGAGCCGGACGAGGCGACGATGGATTTCGAGGAGTTCGCCCGGGCCAGTCTGCCCGGTCTGCTGCGCTATGGACACGCGCTGACGGGGTCGCCGCACGACGCGGCCGACCTCGTGCAGACAGCGCTGGAGAAGGCCGGCGCCCGGTGGTCGAAGATCACCCGGCACGACGCCGACCCGATCGCCTACGTGCGGCGATCGATGGCCAACGCGCACGTGAGCCGCTGGCGGCGGCGCCGGCGCGAGGTGCTGGTCGACGAGTTCCCGGACCAGGGCGTGGCCCTGCCGGACCGCCTCGACGGCGAGCCGCTCTGGCACGCGCTGGCCGAACTGCCGCCGCGGCAGCGAGCCGTGGTGGTGCTGCGCTACTACGAGGACCTGTCCGAGGCGGAGATCGCCGCGGCTCTGGGCATCACCGCGGGCACGGTGAAGAGCCAGGCGAGCAAGGCACTGACGAAGTTGAGGGCGAGCATGTCCTCGGTGGAGGGACGAGACCGATGA
- a CDS encoding acyl-CoA carboxylase subunit epsilon, whose translation MTDAALFRVVRGTPTDEELAALTVVLTAKAAGGQQPAEPPRSAWASYWARRRAPLTPGDGAWRASALPR comes from the coding sequence ATGACCGACGCGGCGCTGTTCAGGGTGGTCCGGGGGACGCCGACGGACGAAGAGCTGGCCGCGCTCACCGTCGTGCTGACGGCGAAGGCGGCGGGCGGGCAGCAGCCGGCCGAACCGCCGCGGTCGGCGTGGGCGTCGTACTGGGCGCGGCGCCGGGCGCCGCTCACACCGGGCGACGGCGCGTGGCGGGCCAGCGCGCTGCCGCGCTGA
- a CDS encoding biotin carboxylase N-terminal domain-containing protein: MSKVLVANRGEIAVRVIRACRDGGLTSVAVYADGDRDAPHARLADEAYALGGETAAETYLDIAKLLDVAARSGADAVHPGYGFLAENAGFAQAVLDAGLVWIGPPPAAITALGDKVSARHIAARAGAPLVAGSSDPVTGAAEVVAFAEEHGLPVAIKAAFGGGGRGLKVARTLDEIPDLYESAVREAVAAFGRGECFVERYLDRPRHVETQCLADRHGNVVVVSTRDCSLQRRHQKLVEEAPAPFLTDEQNAELYRASKAILREAGYVGAGTCEFLVGLDGTISFLEVNTRLQVEHPVTEEVTGLDLVREMFRVAEGEELGYDDPVVRGHSIEFRINGEDPGRNFLPTPGAVTTFRPPSGPGVRVDAGVEAGSVVGQNFDSLLAKLVVTGASRRQAVERARRALAEFEVGGLATVIPFHRAVLDDPAFVPAADDEPFAVHTRWIETEWTNPFAPFAADAAPEGDDARERITVEIGGKRLEVVLPAGLGSSALVGAGAGAARRPVRRSSGRAGAAAAGGDALTSPMQGTIIKVVAEDGQSVAEGDVVVVMEAMKMEQPITAHKAGTVTGLTAEVGATIANGAVICTIEG, encoded by the coding sequence ATCAGCAAGGTTCTCGTGGCCAACCGGGGCGAGATCGCGGTGCGGGTCATCCGCGCCTGCCGCGACGGCGGCCTCACCAGCGTGGCCGTCTACGCCGACGGCGACCGCGACGCGCCGCACGCCCGGCTCGCCGACGAGGCGTACGCGCTCGGCGGCGAGACCGCCGCCGAGACCTACCTCGACATCGCGAAGCTGCTCGACGTCGCCGCGCGCTCCGGCGCCGACGCCGTCCACCCCGGCTACGGCTTCCTCGCCGAGAACGCCGGGTTCGCGCAGGCCGTCCTCGACGCCGGGCTGGTCTGGATCGGCCCGCCGCCGGCCGCCATCACCGCACTGGGCGACAAGGTCAGCGCCCGGCACATCGCCGCGCGGGCCGGCGCACCGCTCGTCGCCGGCAGCTCCGACCCCGTCACCGGCGCCGCCGAGGTCGTCGCGTTCGCCGAGGAGCACGGGCTGCCGGTCGCCATCAAGGCCGCCTTCGGCGGCGGCGGGCGCGGCCTCAAGGTGGCCCGCACGCTGGACGAGATCCCCGACCTGTACGAGTCCGCGGTGCGCGAGGCCGTCGCGGCGTTCGGCCGCGGCGAGTGCTTCGTCGAGCGCTACCTCGACCGCCCGCGCCACGTCGAGACCCAGTGCCTGGCCGACCGCCACGGCAACGTCGTCGTCGTCTCGACCCGCGACTGCTCGCTGCAGCGGCGGCACCAGAAGCTGGTCGAGGAGGCGCCGGCGCCATTCCTCACCGACGAGCAGAACGCCGAGCTGTACCGCGCGTCCAAGGCCATCCTGCGCGAGGCCGGCTACGTCGGCGCCGGCACCTGCGAGTTCCTGGTCGGCCTCGACGGCACCATCTCGTTCCTCGAGGTCAACACCCGGCTGCAGGTCGAGCACCCGGTCACCGAGGAGGTCACCGGCCTCGACCTCGTCCGTGAGATGTTCCGCGTCGCCGAGGGCGAGGAACTGGGCTACGACGACCCGGTCGTGCGCGGGCACTCGATCGAGTTCCGCATCAACGGCGAGGACCCCGGGCGCAACTTCCTGCCCACCCCGGGCGCCGTCACCACGTTCCGGCCGCCGTCCGGACCGGGCGTGCGCGTCGACGCCGGCGTCGAGGCGGGCAGCGTCGTCGGGCAGAACTTCGACTCCCTGCTGGCCAAGCTGGTGGTCACCGGCGCCTCGCGGCGTCAGGCGGTCGAGCGGGCGCGGCGGGCGCTGGCCGAGTTCGAGGTCGGCGGCCTGGCCACGGTCATCCCGTTCCACCGCGCCGTCCTCGACGACCCCGCCTTCGTCCCCGCCGCCGACGACGAGCCGTTCGCCGTGCACACCCGCTGGATCGAGACCGAGTGGACGAACCCGTTCGCGCCGTTCGCCGCCGACGCCGCGCCGGAGGGTGACGACGCGCGCGAGCGCATCACCGTCGAGATCGGCGGCAAGCGGCTGGAGGTCGTGCTGCCGGCCGGGCTGGGCTCGTCCGCCCTCGTCGGCGCGGGGGCCGGGGCGGCCCGGCGGCCGGTGCGGCGCTCGTCCGGGCGGGCCGGTGCGGCCGCGGCCGGCGGCGACGCGCTCACGTCGCCGATGCAGGGGACCATCATCAAGGTGGTCGCCGAGGACGGCCAGAGCGTCGCCGAAGGTGACGTCGTCGTCGTCATGGAGGCGATGAAGATGGAGCAGCCCATCACGGCGCACAAGGCCGGCACGGTCACCGGGCTGACCGCCGAGGTCGGTGCGACCATCGCGAACGGCGCCGTCATCTGCACGATCGAAGGCTGA
- a CDS encoding acyl-CoA carboxylase subunit beta produces MGRDHYAEVDTARKATEVPSDAGAAKLAQQGKLYVRDRIDLLFDAGTFVEDGQLANALSTGLPADGVVTGRGLVEGRPALVVANDPTVKAGSWGARTVEKIVRVTETALRDELPVFWFIDSAGARITDQVDLFPGRRGAGRIFHNQVALSGRVPQVCCLFGPSAAGGAYIPSFCDIVVMVEGNASMYLGSPRMAEMVVGEKVTLEEMGGARMHTTVSGCGDNLAADDAEAIEQAKAFFSYLPSSWRQPPPSYAAGGAVREFTRDLVPAEESVGYDIHDVIDAIIDEDSFFEVKPLFAAELVTGFGLLEGQPVGIVANQPAVKGGVLFTDSADKAARFVWLCDAFNVPLIYLADVPGFMIGSEVERQGIIRHGAKMITAVAEATVPTVSVIVRKAYGAGLYAMCGPGFGPDACIALPTAKIAVMGPEAAVNAVYFNKIAAIEDEAERAEFVAGLRLEYEADIDILRLASDLVIDAIVAPEELRAQLVARLAAAAGKDRRFTERRHGVPPV; encoded by the coding sequence ATGGGGCGCGACCACTACGCCGAGGTCGACACGGCCCGGAAGGCGACCGAGGTCCCCTCCGACGCCGGCGCCGCCAAGCTGGCCCAGCAGGGCAAGCTCTACGTCCGCGACCGCATCGACCTGCTGTTCGACGCCGGCACCTTCGTCGAGGACGGTCAGCTGGCCAACGCGCTGTCCACTGGCCTGCCCGCCGACGGCGTCGTCACCGGCCGCGGGCTGGTCGAGGGCCGGCCGGCGCTGGTCGTCGCGAACGACCCGACGGTCAAGGCCGGCTCGTGGGGCGCCCGCACCGTCGAGAAGATCGTCCGCGTCACCGAGACCGCGCTGCGCGACGAGCTGCCGGTGTTCTGGTTCATCGACTCCGCCGGCGCCCGCATCACCGACCAGGTCGACCTCTTTCCCGGCCGCCGCGGCGCCGGGCGCATCTTCCACAACCAGGTGGCGTTGTCCGGCCGGGTCCCGCAGGTGTGCTGCCTGTTCGGGCCGAGCGCGGCCGGCGGCGCCTACATCCCGTCGTTCTGCGACATCGTCGTCATGGTCGAGGGCAACGCGTCGATGTACCTCGGCTCGCCGCGCATGGCCGAGATGGTCGTCGGTGAGAAGGTCACGCTCGAGGAGATGGGCGGCGCCCGCATGCACACCACGGTGTCGGGCTGCGGCGACAACCTCGCCGCCGACGACGCCGAGGCGATCGAGCAGGCCAAGGCGTTCTTCTCCTACCTGCCCAGCTCGTGGCGGCAGCCGCCGCCGTCGTACGCCGCCGGCGGCGCCGTCCGCGAGTTCACCCGCGACCTCGTCCCGGCCGAGGAATCGGTCGGCTACGACATCCACGACGTCATCGACGCGATCATCGACGAAGACTCGTTCTTCGAGGTCAAACCGCTGTTCGCGGCCGAGCTGGTGACCGGTTTCGGGCTGCTGGAAGGGCAGCCGGTCGGCATCGTCGCGAACCAGCCCGCGGTCAAGGGCGGCGTGCTGTTCACCGACTCCGCCGACAAGGCGGCCCGGTTCGTCTGGCTGTGCGACGCGTTCAACGTGCCGCTGATCTACCTGGCCGACGTCCCCGGCTTCATGATCGGCTCCGAGGTCGAGCGGCAGGGCATCATCCGGCACGGCGCCAAGATGATCACCGCGGTCGCCGAGGCCACGGTGCCGACGGTGTCCGTGATCGTCCGCAAGGCCTACGGCGCCGGGCTCTACGCGATGTGCGGACCCGGCTTCGGCCCCGACGCCTGCATCGCGCTGCCGACGGCGAAGATCGCGGTCATGGGCCCGGAGGCGGCCGTCAACGCCGTCTACTTCAACAAGATCGCCGCCATCGAGGACGAGGCGGAGCGGGCGGAGTTCGTGGCCGGACTGCGGCTGGAGTACGAGGCCGACATCGACATCCTGCGGCTGGCGTCCGACCTCGTCATCGACGCCATCGTGGCGCCGGAGGAGTTACGGGCTCAGCTGGTGGCGCGGCTGGCGGCGGCGGCCGGCAAGGACCGCCGGTTCACCGAGCGCCGGCACGGCGTGCCGCCGGTCTAG
- a CDS encoding Maf family protein, giving the protein MVRLLLASQSPARLATLRSAGIEPVVQVSGVDEDAVLAEARARGPVPPHDVPLLLGRAKAEQVAGKTFTGMVVLGCDSVLELDGEIHGKPDGPVDAVRRWQRMRGRSGVLHTGHWLIDLREPDDGGTGRAIGDTASTTVHFADLSDAEIRAYVATGEPLRVAGAFTIDGLGGPFVTAIDGDHHSVVGLSLPLLRTLLGRLGISITELWRTDPDHEPVRRRARRAATRD; this is encoded by the coding sequence GTGGTGCGCCTGCTGCTCGCTTCCCAGTCCCCCGCCCGGCTGGCGACCCTGCGCTCGGCCGGCATCGAACCCGTCGTCCAGGTCTCCGGCGTCGACGAGGACGCCGTGCTGGCCGAGGCCCGTGCGCGCGGCCCCGTCCCGCCGCACGACGTGCCGCTGCTGCTCGGCCGCGCCAAGGCCGAGCAGGTCGCCGGCAAGACGTTCACCGGCATGGTCGTGCTCGGCTGCGACTCCGTGCTCGAGCTCGACGGCGAGATCCACGGCAAGCCCGACGGCCCGGTCGACGCCGTGCGCCGGTGGCAGCGCATGCGCGGCCGGTCCGGCGTGCTGCACACCGGCCACTGGCTGATCGACCTGCGCGAGCCCGACGACGGCGGCACCGGCCGGGCCATCGGCGACACCGCCAGCACCACGGTGCACTTCGCCGACCTCTCCGACGCCGAGATCCGCGCCTACGTCGCCACCGGCGAGCCGCTGCGGGTGGCCGGCGCGTTCACCATCGACGGCCTCGGCGGCCCGTTCGTCACCGCCATCGACGGCGACCACCACTCCGTCGTCGGGCTGTCGCTGCCGCTGTTGCGCACCCTGCTGGGCCGGCTCGGCATCTCGATCACCGAGCTGTGGCGCACCGACCCCGACCACGAGCCGGTCCGCCGCCGCGCCCGCCGGGCCGCCACCCGCGACTGA